The genomic stretch CGGCGGGCCGTACCGAAAGGAAACCGATGCGGGCCTTTTGCCTCGTCATCGCGGTGGCGACGCCGATTCTGGCCGTCCTCGCCTTCGCCTACGGCAAGCGCCACGGAGCCTGACCCGATGGCCCCGCGACTCACCCCGAAACGGCTCGCCGCCATCCGTACGGCGGCCGAGCACCCGAAAGGGAGCATCGACCCGCGCACGGTTTCGAAGGCCGACGAGCTTGCCCTCGAAGAACTCGGCCTCGCCGACTCGATCGACGACTGCGGCCACGTCCAGCGATCGCCCGACCCCGAGCACACGCACCGGGGGCACCCGCACTTCTTCCGCCTCACCGACGACGGCCGCGCGGCTGCGCGTGGTCCACAGGAGGAACCCCGCACATGAATGACCAGCACCGGAGCGCGCTCGCCAAGCTCGCCAACCTCCAGCGGCGGGCCGATGTCCTGCTCGTCAAGACCCGCACCCGGGCCGTGTACGACGAACTCGTGACGGCCAAGGACACCGCGGCCGAGTACAACCTCGAAGGCGAATACGCCGAGGCAACGCGCGAGCTGGCGAAGTTCACCGAGGAGCCGCCGAAGGTGACCGACGAGGAGGTATTCGCGCACCACCAGTTCAAGGCGGAGACCCTCCGCGGCCTCATCGACGAACTCGGGGCCGAGGGCGACGTGTTCCGGGAGGCCCTCGCCGAGGCCGAGGCCGAGCTCGCCGACCTCACCCGCGGCGCCGACGTCCGTCTCGTCTCCTTCGGATACCTCCACCACGGCGACGGCCTGCCGGAGGACCTCCGCCCCGAGATCGTCCTCGACCTGCGCCGGCACTTCCGCGACCCGCACGTACACCCCGAACTCGTCCAGATGAACGGCCTCGACCTGCCCGTGCACCGTCTCGTCATGGGCACCGACGGAATCGCCGAGCTGCTCGACGCCACGGCCGCCGCCGTCCGCGCCTTCCGGTCTGGCCCGTCCGCTGGCCCGGTCACCGTGGCGGTTGGATGCGCGGGCGGGCGCCACAGGTCGGTGGCATTCGCAACTTCCCTCCGATCGTGGCTGGACAAGGAGATGAGCGTCACCGTCGAGCACCTCGACGTGCAGCGGGACGTCATCGACCGGTCCACCGAGCCCGAGGCCGTTCCCGAGCAGCACTGACCCACCCGCGCAGCAGCGCCCGGCCCCACTCACGGGGCCGGGCGCTGCTGTCGTTCTACGAGGCAGCGGCACGATTCCCACTGGCCGCGCGCTGGTGTTCGACGGCCCGCCGCGTGGCCCGCATCGTTGCGAGCCCTATCCGGACCCGCTCCGCCCGCCGCCAGAGCAGTAGGCGCCGTTCCTCGGTTACTGCCAGTCTCCCGGCTGGACCTCGGCATAGGTCCACTCGGAACGGCGGAACCGAGTGTGCCCGGCGTCCCGCGCGTGCTCGGCCATCCACCGGTCCAGCTCGGCCGCGCTCGCATGCCGGCCGGAGTCGGCGCCGCAGTCGGCATCCTCGCCCGTGACGCACACGGCGTGGAACTCGGGCAAGGCGGAGTCGTCGGCCGCGATGGTGTAGTTCTGGAATCGGAACCGTCTCGTTGCCACCGCGAGTCACCCCCTGCCGTGATGTGTTGGGGCGTATCGCTCCCCGGTGTCCGGGTCGGGAGAACTCACGGTCATGGTGACGTGCCACTCCCATGCGCCCTCGGTCGCGCCAGGTACCCGGGCGAGCGTGAGCCCGTGCGGTTCGAGCGACGGTGCCCGACGGGCAGCGTCGGCAGCGGCCTGCAAGGCATCGGCCGGTGTCGCCCCGACGCACACCAGGGCGGCAAGCGCGCTCACCGAGACGTCGCTCGACGGGCTGTCTTCGCCGAGGGCGCCGACAGCAGCCCGTGCGCTGTCGAGCGAGCGGACAAGATCATGGGCGAAGGGCGGCGCCGACTCGACTCTGTCGACGGCCCGCCCGTGGTTGGCGGCAGGGAGCAGCGCGTTCGGGCCGCTCTCCGAGTCATCAGCGGTTGCATGGGCCATAAGGGGGGTCACTGCGAGCGCGGGCGGTGGCCACCGCGCCGACGCGTCATCCAATCCGCACACACAGGCACCGCTTCAGAAGGAGGGGAAAACTTCAATACTTGTCATGCCTACGGCAATCCGTCAAGGAGTCTCTTCAGCGCGTCGCTTACTGCCCCGCTGCCGCTGGTTTTTCAGGGACTGCTCTTTCACACCGAGATGGCCAGCCAGGCGCCCCAGACGCCCGCGCGCCTCCCCGGTCTGGGTATCCATCGCAGCAGCATGCCGGTCAGCCTTGGCGCGCGCGTCAGCGAGATCCCCCTCCAGGCGCCGCACCTCGTCCATAGCGGCGAGGTACGCGGCCACATTGCCGTCCGCTTTGTCGAAATCGGTGAGACGTGCGTGCTGCGAGGCGCCCATGGGCACGCATAGTACTAATCTAGAGTACCTTTTCGCAACACGCCCTGCGGTTGGTATACGAGCGCCGGTGGCTACTGACGGCTGCGGCCGTGATGGCTACGAGGGCGACCAGGGTCCCGGCGACCAGCAGGATCTGGTCGAGCAGCGCCGTGCCGTACGTTGATGGGGCTCCTTGAAAATCCCCACCCCCTGCTCGGGGGTGACCCCGCACCTGCTCAGTGGAGCTCCCCACCCACAGGCCATCTGACCTGCGAACGGGCGCCGCAAGGGAGGGGCCGCCCGATAGCCAGCCAGGTCCAGGGGCGGGTCGGACTGTCCAGGGTGGCCGAAGGCCAGCGCGGAGCGCCGCCGCAGGCGCCCTTGACCGGCCGGCACGGCCCGCACACTCCACGAGCGGGCGGCCCCGGCCGACAACGCGCGCCACGCTCGCTGAAACTCCCCACTCAGTTGAACGCCGGAGCGAGTGGGGCGACGAGTAGCCCTGGCCGTTTTCAGAGAGCCTCATCAACGTGTAGAGGCGGGCACGGGCGATCACTGTCGGGTGGTCGTGGCTCAGTGCGGCGCCGGCCATCCCGGCCACGGCGGTGCCGAGTACGAGCGCGAGGATGTGGCCGGTGGGGGCGGTGGAGACACGGTGTACGTCCGACTGACCGAACACCGAGTAGCGCTCTCCCCGGTACGCAGATGCGGGCAGCGGTCACGGCTGATCTATCAGCGCTGCGACGCGCGCCAGGATTGCGTCGACGTTGGCGGCGAAGACCACCTCAACCGCGACGACATCGAGGACACCTCCCTGTACCGGGAGGTCCGTGCCCATGCGACGCTGCTGGCGACCGACGTGGTCCGGGCATCGGCCCATCGAGCTATCGGGCAGACTCCGGTCATCCCAGTACGGGCCCGCGGTAGTGCCAGACCAGCGGGTCCTCGCCCTCGGCCGGCCGGGCGTCCACGGCCGCGACCCCGGGGAGGGTCAGGCGGATGCGGGGCGGCGGGGATGGCGGATCGGACGTGTGTTCGAGGATATGCCATGTGAAGCGCGCTTGACAATGCCCGGTCGGACCGTCAATTTATGTGAAGCGCGCTACACAACGTGGCACCGGAGGGGAGAATTATGCAGGTCACCGTTCAGCAGATCAAGGACCTCTGGGCTCACGGCGGCAGGATCGACCGTGGCGACGACTACAGCCCCGTCACCACCGACGATCTCAGCGCACTCGACATCGACACCGACGATGACGGCGTCCCGCTCGACAGCGAGTGGCAGGTCATCGCCGACCAGATCAACAGCGAAGTTTCCGCCGAGGCGGCGCCCGGCTCCGGCCATGAGCTCCTGCTCCAGGGAGTCGAGGACGCGGCCCGCGCCATCGATGACGCCGTAGAGGAGCGGGACGGCAGGATCCGCCACGCAGTCGCCAGCCGCGTCCCGGTCGCCGCTATCGCCAGGGCCGCCGGCCTCACCTGCAAGCGGATCTACCAGATCCGCGACAACCGCCGCTGACCCGGTGTGGCCGCGCCTCCGACAGGCCGGGGGCGTGGCGCACTGGGCCCACCACGACCCGGCACGGTCCCTCCGTGCAGTCGCAGCCCGTCCTCCGCCTGTGCCCGCCGGAGCGGGCGGCCGTGCGCCGGGCCGGCGCGGTGTCAGCCGGCGTCGAGGTTGTCGCGCAGGTCCCGCAGGTAGCCGTCCAGGCCGGGGACCACGGCGACCCCGCTCGTGCCGAGGGCGGCGAGATCCGCGGTGATCGCGGCTGCGATCTCGTCCAGGCGCTCGTCCGCGGTGTCGGCGGTGATGCCGTACTTCTCCGCCTCGTAGCCGCTGATCGCGCTGTCGATGTCCCACTGCGCTACCAGATCGCTCTCGGTGAAGCCCGGGGTCTCGCCGAACTGGAACGCCTGCTCGTCGTCCAGGCCGAGGTGCTTCGGGATGGCATCCTCGGCCTCGTGGGCGTCGGCCCCGAGGCGGGCGATCCGGTTCTCCCCGTCCCAGTGCTCGGACCAGTCGGCGAGGACGCGGTCGGCCAGCGGGCGGAGCTGCTCCATGGCCAGGTTGGCGGCCTCGGCCGTCAGGCACGGTACGCCGTAGCGGCGCTCGTAGCCGCGGAGACATGTGAGATCTCCTGTCGGGGTGTGTGGCGTGGTGGGTGCCGGCCCCCGGGCGGGGCGGGCGGCGGGTCAGGCGGCGTCGCGGGCGGCGCGGCAGGTCTCCCGGGCGATGCGGTTGCGGGGGCGATCGGGCCTGTACACGTGCTCCCCGCGGTCGCGGGGCCGAGTCCGCGCCTGCTGGTTATGGGGCGGGGACTCCCGCCTTCTTCTGGCTACCGCCGCACGGTGCGCGGGTCAGGCATGGGGGGTGTCCCGGCTGCCGCGGTGGTTCCCCCGGCCTGGGCGGGTCGCGCGTGCGGCCTCGACCAAGTCCGCCGGGTAGAGGTTCTCCCCGGTGCGGCCGGGCTGCCGTCCCTCTGCCGGGATGCCCCACCGGCGCAGCTGGCCGCCGGTGGCATCCGCACTGGACAGGCCCAGGAGCCCGGTGATGTGCGACACCGGCCACAGAGTGCGTTTGCGCTGTGCGAACGCCCGCACGGACTCCGGGCGCCATTGCGGGCGGCCTGCGGCGTACCGGTCCGGGCGCATCAGATCCGTGCGCTGCAGCGTCTGCCATCCGGTGAGGGACAGGCCGGCACCGTACTTCCGGAGCAGGTCCATCGCCTGGTCCCGGGTCACGTACCGGTCGGCGGCGCCGGCCTGCCAGGACGGCACCCGCGGGAGACCGAGGACGCCGATCGGGTACCAGTGGGGCTCCTGCACCCGGGCCTGGTCCTCCAGCCAGCCCGTCAGCGGCACCACGGACACTGACGGGAGGATCTCCCATCGGACGGTCCGGATCGCCCGCCTGTCCGCGTTGCGGACGGGGCGGTAGGCGTCGGGCAGGCAGTGCAGGTCGGCTAGCTCGGCATTGGTGAGGTCGCACTCGAACTGGACGAGCATGGTCCCGCCGGGCACGGCGTGGGATGTGGCGTCGTGGAGGGCCTCGGTGAATGCTCGGGCGCGGGGGGTCAGTGCGTCCAGGTCTACCTCTTCGTGGTAGGCGGGGACGAGGCGGCCGTTTTCGTGTTCGTGGGCGTCGCGGCGGAACTTCACGCGGAGGATCGTGGGCACGGCGGCTCCTTCGGGTCGTGGGCGGAGGGTTCTTGGGCTACTCGTAGTAGTCGTTGAGGTAGGCGTCGTCCGCCGCGTCGGCACGGGCGTCAGCGGCTGCCGACCGGGCGAGGGCGTCGTCGATGATGCGCCGCAGGAGCGGCGCGCCCTCCAGGCGGGTGTCGTCGACGAGGTAGCAGGCGCCTTGTACGTCGGGGTGTGTCGGGTAGGTGCCCATCTCGTAGTCCAGGCCCCTGGGGCCGCCGAGGTGGCGCCCGGCCCAGTCGCGGGGGGTGTGGCCGAGGTGTACGCGCTGGCCTGTGTATTTTCCGCCGAGGGTGATCGGGGTGTCGGACTCGAAAGCGGCCCGCAGCGCGTCGGCGGGGCCGATGACGCCGAGGAGGGGGCCGGGGGTGCGGATTTCGTTGGTGAGGACGAAGGGGAGCTCGCTCACGGTGGCCTTCCGGGTTTTGAGGGCGCCGATGGTGATGCGGTGGGCGAGGGAGGCTGCGTCGATGACCCACCGGCCGGCGGTCTTGGTGGCGGCGATGACGCCACGGCGGCACCAGGTGCGGATCGTGGCAGCGGTGACGCCGGCGCACTGGGCGGCTGCGGTCGTGTTCATCGGGTCCCTCCCTCTCGACAGCAACCATAATGCTCGACAATCGAGCAAAATGCAAGGGGCACGGGGAACCAGCCAGGCGCTCCAGGCTGCTAGAGTGGGCACCGCAGTGAACTGCTGCTCCCCGCACGGCGGGGCTGATCCCCGCGTTCAGTTCAGTCACGGTGGGTCGTTTGCAGTGCTCCCCATCCCGTGGGGCTGATCCAATGCCGGTGGCCGCGAACACCCTGCTCCCCGCACGCCGGGGGCCCCCCACCCGGTATCCCGATTCACCCCAGTGGGGTTGAGCCCCCGCCGGTATCGCACCGGCGGGGGCTTGCTGCGCCTACGCCTCCCGCGCCGCCGCGTGCAGCCCCTGCACGGTGGCGTAGTCCTCGGTGAGGCCAGCTTCTGCGATCCCCGCGTGCAGCGTCTCGGCCGCCGGAGACGTGCTTGCGGACCGGTACGCCGCGCAGGACAGCGGCCAGTTCGCCGCCCGGGCCGTCATCGCCTGCTGGGACCTGATCACGCAGGAGCGGGTGGGCAAGGCGGTCGTGGACGTCGCCGAGGAGAAGCGCAAGCCGGTCAAGCTGCGCGCCGACCGCCGCCGGGGGATCACCGATGACGGCACCGTGCGGCTGGTGACCATCCGCGGCCGGCAGCCCTCTACCCCCCGGCCCCGCCAGGAGATCGGCGCCGACGGCGCGGTACCGACCCGGCACTACGACCGGGGCCGGTGGTGGGTGCACGAGCACACCCGCGACCACTGCATGAACCCGTCCCTGCACGCCAGCAAGGGGTGCACCCACCAGGACATCACCATCCTGAAGTACCCGAAGGGGCCGCAGGACAAGCCGTTCCTGGACACGGTGTACGTCTTGCGGGCCGAAACCGAGTAGCGCGTCACCCGGCACGCGGACGGGCGCCCGAGGCCATGAAGGTTGGCTTCGGGCGCCCGTCCGCGCTGCGGGCAGCGGTCACGGCTGATCTATCAGCGCTGCGACTCGCGCCAGGATCGCGTCGACGTCGGCGGCGAAGACCACCTGGTCGCCGTTGTCGAACTCAGCCCGGGGGCGGTACTCGGACCGCTCGGCGACGACGCGCCACCTCACCGAGTGGTCTTCGTGGTTGCGCACCGGCCAGTCGGCGACCTCGGGGTGCTCCCGCTCCAGCTGGATGGAGGCCATGGTGGGGAGGTAGTCGCGCAGGGGCATGACGGTTTCGCCCGGCTGGGAGTGGACGGCCCGTACCAGGCTGATCCCGACCGCGTCCAAACTGGCGGGCCAGTTCACGATCACCGTGATCGCGCCGGCGCGGGAGAGGTGCCAGGCGCCGTTGTCGTCGGTCTCCAGCCAGCCGCGGGCGGCCACACCTGCCCGCATCCGTGCCCATGACTCCTCGCTGTTGCCGGCGCCATGCAGGCTGAGGACCACCGGCAGCCGCACCGGCGGGACGTCGGCCGGGGGGACGGCGTTGAGGTACTTCGTGATCCGCGTGCGGTCCTTGATCCCCATCGCCGCGGCGATGGACAGCGCCGACATGCCGCCGACGTTCTTGGCGTCCCTGATCGTCTGCTCGTAGGCCGTGGCGGCGGTCTCCTTGGCCTGCCGCGCGTCCCGCAGACGCTGCGGCCAGGACTGGTCGCCGGGGGTTCCGTTCATGCGTTGGTTCCTTCCAGGGGGCCGTGCCGGGCGGTGCTCGCCCGGCACGGCGGTTCGGGCGGTCGGTCAGTGGTTGTCGGCGGTGACGTACCAGCGTCCGTTGTGCTGGACGGCCGTGACCTTGCCGGTGCGGCACCAGCCGAGGACGGTCGCCGCGGTGCGGCCCACGGTCTGCGCGTACTGCTGGGCGGTGGGGGCGTCGGGCGGGCAGGTGTGGGCGCCACACCGGCAGTCCCGCGGCTGCTTCCGCTCCTGTTCGGCCGCGCGCTGCTGCTCCTCGCGCTGCCGCTGGTCCTCGGTGGCGCGCTCCGTCTCCCGTTCCTGCTGGGCCTGGACGAGTTCGCGGATCGCGTCGGCCTTGTCGCGCTGGTGCTCGCGCCGCAGGCTGGCGCCGATCTCCTCGGCCAGGCGCTCGCGTTCCTGGTCCCTGCGCCGGGCCTCGCCCTCGGGGTCGAGGTCGAGCAGGAGGGTGTTCAGCTCCCCGACCTGCGCGAGGAGTTCGGCCCGGCGGGCACGGAGCTGGTCCGCCTCGGGCTGCGGCTGCACGGTCGTCTCACTGACGATGACGTACGCGCCGTCTTCGTACATGCCGAGCGCGGAGCGGGGAATGTCCCGGACTTCGACGCTGACGCCGTCGGCGTCGATCGCCGGATACGTCATCGAGCCGCCGCGGGGCGGCAGCTCGCCCTCCACGACCACCACCCCGCTGGCGAGCCGGACGGGGGAGTCCCGGCCGGGCCGCTCGGCGATGATCCGACCGGCGAACTGCGCTTTGGCGCCCGAGTGGTAGGACAGCTCGTACCTGGCCAGAGGGATGCGGACCGTCACCAGGTCGGTCATGTCCTCGGGGGAGCCATCGGTCCCGAAGTAGTCCCGCACCAGGTCGCGGGCGCGCTCTTCGTCGCGGGCGTCCACGCTCCACGCCTTCCTCTCCCGCTCCCACTTGCCGCCGATCTCCTTGACGCCGGCGACGAAGTCGGCGTTGTACGGGGTGAAGATCAGCAGTCGCTTGCCGGTGGCGCTGGGGGTGATGCGAATGTCGGACACGGGTTCTCCTCTGCTGGGGATGGACCACCCCGGCCCATCGTCTGCATGTTAAGCATACACACATGTAGGCCATGCATACAACGACAGTTCGCGAGGTCTGCCCCTCCCGCTCGACCACCCCCCGGTCATCGCCTGCGACGGCTGCGGCACCACCACGGAGCGCCCGGCCGGCCGAAAGGGAAAGCGCGATCTGCACGAGCTGGGCTGGCGCGGCCGGGGCAACCCCGCCGAGCGGCCCTTGCGGTTCGCCCCGCACACGTTCGTGTGGGGCGGCCCTTGGTGCCGGGTGGGGCTACCCGGCTTCGGCATACCGGTCGCTCGCGCCCTGTAGAGGCGGGCGTCGGTGGTGGCGAGTACGGGCGCGAGGATGTGGCCGGTGGGGGCTCTCAGCCACCATACGGTCAGGGTGCCGGCGGCGAGGCCGCGGGCCCGACGGCGATCATCGCGAGCCGTGCGTCGGGCCCGATCAGCGTGGATCCCAGCCAGGCTCCGGCGCTGATGAGCAGCAGGGTCAGGACCAGCACGGTGACGCAGCGCCATGCGGCGCCGGTGCGTGTGCAGGGGTCCGGTGTGCGTATTTCTATGTCCCCGTGGCGTGCCATGGGGGGCATTATTGCCTCCGTGTCAAGAGTTGATTTGGACAGGATGGCGATGGCGGGATGCTCACGCTCGGAGCTCTGATGAACCGCCCGCCGGGCGGGCTGCGGCTGGTCGCCGGTGAGGGCGAGCTGGGCCGGATGGTGGCGGGTGTGTGGCCGGTGGAGATCGGGGCCCCTGTTCGGCCTGGCGGGTGGACGGACGTGCTCGCGCTGGTCGGGCAGTCCGCGGCGGCGGCCGGTGGGTGGGCGGACCTGGTGGGGCAGCTGGTCCGCAGCGGGGCCGCGGGTGTGGTCACCGCGGCTCCGGCGGCGGACGGGCTGCTGTCCGCCGCGCTCGGCCGGCTGCCGGTCCTCGAAGCGCGGGAGTGCTCGGGGGCTTGGCTGGCTCAGCTGGTGTCGGACGCGCGGGAGGCCGAAGCGGGCAGAGTGGCGCGGGCCGCCGCGGGCGAGGCCGAGCGGCTGCGGGTGCTGCTGGGGCTGGTGTCCGGGCGGGAGGACACCGTGGGGGTGCTGCGGTGGCTGGCGGGGGCGGTGGACGGGCGGGCGGTCCTGGTTGTCCCGGACCGGCGGGTGCCGGTGGTCCGGGGCGGCCTGGTCCTGCCGGAGGCGCGGATCGCGGCCGTGGCGGAGGGGGTGTCCGCGGCCGTGGCGGAGGTGCCGGCCGGTGAGGACTGGGTGGTGCGGCTGTACGGGCTGGGGCCGCGGCCACCGCGCGACGTGCTGGTGGTGGCGCGGCGCGGCGGGTGGCCGCCGGGGGCGGTGGAGCCGGTGGCGGCGGCCGTCCGTGTGCTGACCGGGTGGGCCGCGCAGCGGCGCGCGGCCGAGGCCGACCGGGCGCACCTCGGCGCGGCGGTGCTGGAGATGCTGACGGCCGGTCAGGTGGAGGCCGCGCGTCGGGCGGCCGGGCCGCTGGGGCTGAGTCCGGCGGTGCTGGCGGCCCGGGAGGTGCGGGTGCGGGTGCTCAGCACGCGGACCGGCCGGCGGGATGCCCTGGTGGCCGAACTGCAGCACCGTCTGGGGGAGAGGGCACTGGTGGCCCCCGGATCCGCCGGGGACCGCGTCGTCGTGCTGCACCCGGTCCCCGACCCGGAGGGAGAGGAGGAGGGGGAGGGGGTGGGGGGTGTGCTGTGCCGGGTCCTGGACCGGGACGCGGGCCTGTGCCTGGGGGCGGGCCGGCCGGTGCCGCCGGAGGCGGTGGCCGCCGGGCGCTCCGAGGCGGAACGGGCCCTGAGCGCGGCGGTGGACGCGCCCGGCCGGTGGGCCACCTACACCCCGGTGGTCGACATCGCCTCCGCGCTGCCGGGCGCACCGGCGCACCGGTGGGCCCGGAGTGTGCTGGCGCCGCTGGAGGAGTGGCCGCGCGAGCGGCGCGTGTCCTTCGCGCTGACGACGCGGCTCGCGCTGGCCTACGGTCCGGGCGAGGTGGCCCGCCGGCTCGGCGTCGACCGGGACACGGTCGGCAACCGGGCGTGGGCGGTGGCGTCCGCGGCCGGGCTGGACTGGTCGGACCCCGGCGACCGGATCGTGCTTGATGTCGCGCTGCGGGTGCGGGAGCTGAGGCTGCGCACCCTCCCCTACACCGGGTCGCTGACCTTCGGGGACCTGCTGAGCACCGGCCCGGTCGCCGAATGGGCGGTCGGCCTGCTCGGCCGCCTGGCCGGCGGGGACCTGCTGGACGTGGTGCTGGCCTGGATCGGCTGCGGCACGGACACCGTGCGGACGGCCGCCCGCCTGGGGATGGACGTCAAGACGGTGCGGGCTCGCCTGCACCGGGCCGAGGAGCTCGCGCAGCGGACGCTGATCACCCCTTCCGGCCGGGGCGCCGCACGTGACCGCCCTCCCGCAGGTGTGCACGACCTGGTGCTGGCCGCCTACGTGACCGGGCGCGCGCCGACCGTGCTCACGCCCCGCCACCTGCACCACTGACCACACCACAGCAGCGCAAAACGCCAGATTCATGCCATTGTTGACAAACGAGAACATCTGGCTCGCGTAGGCGAGGCACGGCGCCACTGGGTGGCGGAGGCGATGTGATGGACGACGAGGACGACTCCCTGCCGCTGCGGCTGAGGTGGGTGGGCGACCCCGGTGAGACCGCGGACCAGGCCGGTCTGCTGCGGCTGGCACTCACCCAGGCCATCGGCGACCTGGGCGGGCTGGGCGGTCTGGCCCACCTGTCCGGGCCGCAGGGATCCCTCCGCCTGGCGGCCGTCGGCGGACTGCCCGAGGCGGTCACCCAGCCGTGGGAGCAGCTGCCGGCCGACTCGGCAACGGCGCCGATGCGGGCCGTGGCCGCCTCCGGCGTGGTCTGGTCCGCGGTCTGGCCCGGACCGCCGCCGACGGGCGGCCCGGTGGGGGTGCTGTCCGCTCCCCTGACCGCCGCGGACGGCACGCCGGTCGGCACCCTGTCGGTGCTGCTGGCCGCCCTGCCGGAGGAGGAGACCCGCCGCAGGCTCAGCGCGCTGGCGGAAGCGGCCAGCGCGCAGCTGCCGGCGGTCCGGATCTGGCTCAGCGGCGCGAGCTGGTGGCGGGACTCCGACCCCCGGGGCCTGGGCCGCCAGATGATGCGGGAGGTCCAGGTCGGTTTCTGGAGCTGGGACACGGAGACCGGCCGGATCGACTACGACCAGACCACCGCGGGCATGCTCCCGCTGGCCGGCCTGGACCCGGCGACCTGGGACGGGCAGATCTCCGGGTGGCTGGAGCGCATCCACCCCGCCGACCTGCCGGGCGTGCAGGCCGCGATCGAGACCTCCTTCGAAACCGGTCGGCCGTATGCGGTGGTCTACCGGGTGGTGGACCGGGAGCGGCGGATCTCCTGGCTGGAGCTGCGCGCCGCTTTCGAGGAGCCCGGGGAGGGCGAGCCGGTCCGGATGACCGGCACGGCCTGGAATGTCACCGAAGCCCACAGCCGCGAAATGTGGCTGGGGGGCGTACTGGAGCAGAACCCGGACCCGATCTTCGTCGTGGACACCGGGGACCGGGTGGAGTGGGCCAACCGCGCCGCACGCGACCTGACCGGCCTGACCGCCGAGGAGGACGTCCCCGCCGGCCGGGCCCTGTGGGAGCTGGCCGGGCAGCTGCGCGGCCAGGGGCTGCCCGAGCTCCTGGACCGGGCGAGGGCGGCCCCGGCCGCCTCGCATACCGCCACAGTGACCATGCGGGCTGTGCGGGCCGCCGGAACTGCCTGGTACCAGGTGCGGGCCGCCGAGGTCGGCGGCTACGTCGCCGTCCAGTGGACGGACATCACCGCACAGACGATGGCCGAGCAGGAGGCCGCCGAACGGGCGCGCCACCTGGAGGACCTCAACCGCGCGCTGATCCAGGCCCCAGACACCGACGGCATCGCCGCGGCGATCAGCACGCACGTGCTGCCGATGGTCGGCGCGGACGGCCTGGTCCTGCACGACCTCACCGGCCACCAGCCGCGGCTGGTGGCCGTCACCGGACACGGGGACGGCTTCCGCGCGGAGATGGCCGCGGTGCCCTGGCCCGACCGGCTGGAGGCCACCGCGCTGGAATCCGGACCCCAGTACGTCTCCAGCCGGGACGAGCTGGCACGCCGCTGGCCCCACCTGCTGCCGCTGGCACGCCTGGGCGGGCAGCGGGCATGGGCCGTCGTGCCGCTGATCGCCTCCCACCAGGTAACCGGCACGGCCGTGCTCACCTGGACCCGGCCCCGCCACCTCGGCGCCGCCGACCGGTCCGTGCTCGGCACGGCCGCCGTCGTCATCGCGCACGCCCTGCGTGCCGCCGCGGCACACGAGCGGGACCGGCGCCGCTCGGACCGCCTGCAACGCGAGCTGCTCCCCGGCCCGCCGCCCGAGCTGGCCGCCGTCACCGCCGCCGCCCGCTACCGCACCACCACCGGGAGCGAGGGCGACGTGGTGGGCGGC from Streptomyces sp. ITFR-21 encodes the following:
- a CDS encoding RapZ C-terminal domain-containing protein — encoded protein: MNDQHRSALAKLANLQRRADVLLVKTRTRAVYDELVTAKDTAAEYNLEGEYAEATRELAKFTEEPPKVTDEEVFAHHQFKAETLRGLIDELGAEGDVFREALAEAEAELADLTRGADVRLVSFGYLHHGDGLPEDLRPEIVLDLRRHFRDPHVHPELVQMNGLDLPVHRLVMGTDGIAELLDATAAAVRAFRSGPSAGPVTVAVGCAGGRHRSVAFATSLRSWLDKEMSVTVEHLDVQRDVIDRSTEPEAVPEQH
- a CDS encoding helix-turn-helix domain-containing protein, translating into MNTTAAAQCAGVTAATIRTWCRRGVIAATKTAGRWVIDAASLAHRITIGALKTRKATVSELPFVLTNEIRTPGPLLGVIGPADALRAAFESDTPITLGGKYTGQRVHLGHTPRDWAGRHLGGPRGLDYEMGTYPTHPDVQGACYLVDDTRLEGAPLLRRIIDDALARSAAADARADAADDAYLNDYYE
- a CDS encoding helix-turn-helix domain-containing protein, which codes for MNRPPGGLRLVAGEGELGRMVAGVWPVEIGAPVRPGGWTDVLALVGQSAAAAGGWADLVGQLVRSGAAGVVTAAPAADGLLSAALGRLPVLEARECSGAWLAQLVSDAREAEAGRVARAAAGEAERLRVLLGLVSGREDTVGVLRWLAGAVDGRAVLVVPDRRVPVVRGGLVLPEARIAAVAEGVSAAVAEVPAGEDWVVRLYGLGPRPPRDVLVVARRGGWPPGAVEPVAAAVRVLTGWAAQRRAAEADRAHLGAAVLEMLTAGQVEAARRAAGPLGLSPAVLAAREVRVRVLSTRTGRRDALVAELQHRLGERALVAPGSAGDRVVVLHPVPDPEGEEEGEGVGGVLCRVLDRDAGLCLGAGRPVPPEAVAAGRSEAERALSAAVDAPGRWATYTPVVDIASALPGAPAHRWARSVLAPLEEWPRERRVSFALTTRLALAYGPGEVARRLGVDRDTVGNRAWAVASAAGLDWSDPGDRIVLDVALRVRELRLRTLPYTGSLTFGDLLSTGPVAEWAVGLLGRLAGGDLLDVVLAWIGCGTDTVRTAARLGMDVKTVRARLHRAEELAQRTLITPSGRGAARDRPPAGVHDLVLAAYVTGRAPTVLTPRHLHH
- a CDS encoding SpoIIE family protein phosphatase, with protein sequence MDDEDDSLPLRLRWVGDPGETADQAGLLRLALTQAIGDLGGLGGLAHLSGPQGSLRLAAVGGLPEAVTQPWEQLPADSATAPMRAVAASGVVWSAVWPGPPPTGGPVGVLSAPLTAADGTPVGTLSVLLAALPEEETRRRLSALAEAASAQLPAVRIWLSGASWWRDSDPRGLGRQMMREVQVGFWSWDTETGRIDYDQTTAGMLPLAGLDPATWDGQISGWLERIHPADLPGVQAAIETSFETGRPYAVVYRVVDRERRISWLELRAAFEEPGEGEPVRMTGTAWNVTEAHSREMWLGGVLEQNPDPIFVVDTGDRVEWANRAARDLTGLTAEEDVPAGRALWELAGQLRGQGLPELLDRARAAPAASHTATVTMRAVRAAGTAWYQVRAAEVGGYVAVQWTDITAQTMAEQEAAERARHLEDLNRALIQAPDTDGIAAAISTHVLPMVGADGLVLHDLTGHQPRLVAVTGHGDGFRAEMAAVPWPDRLEATALESGPQYVSSRDELARRWPHLLPLARLGGQRAWAVVPLIASHQVTGTAVLTWTRPRHLGAADRSVLGTAAVVIAHALRAAAAHERDRRRSDRLQRELLPGPPPELAAVTAAARYRTTTGSEGDVVGGHWYDLEPLPGGRVLAVIGSVTAGPDATVAMGILRQAVLLMSVQDLPPDELLAYVNDTMIRLGRRLGGGAVTATCLLAVYDPTTGRCAIASAGHPPPVLMRPGGIPAAVDMPTGDRLGEARVPAEVTELSLPPGSLLVLHAPATGDADPQDRPLTEIIASHQAASPLPPAVPDPPDGWLDRLCDTITRDLPGPDGTGDLALLTLLTRRLPTEHILEWDLPRHPESARAARDLAARALTGWGLADLVPAAEQIVSELVGNTVRHAVGLGQSADEDSRDGRDDIRLRLLNLRGGEVVCETYDGSKAAPQVRHPSFEDEFGRGLVMVSLYAASWGTRYTPSGKVVWAAVRAEGRE